A single window of Crassostrea angulata isolate pt1a10 chromosome 8, ASM2561291v2, whole genome shotgun sequence DNA harbors:
- the LOC128160084 gene encoding uncharacterized protein LOC128160084 → MGDKISEEEGKKIIEAFEALKLKPKCDTPEDLKKWLEEKSQLGATAKIKTEKTEQTDETTKQYMNFPRISTFSGSPRGETSYELWRYEIQCLLNEKVYRHDQILQAIRRSVKGEAANILMRLGPGATIDSIIQKMNSIYDTIDSCQRILGQFYSAQQEENESVSDWGCRLEQIINKAVMHGEVRHSQVDNMLRHAFWDGLRSDLKDISGYIHDKILSFDELRSELRAIEQDHERRKVNKGKKTGPTVMSVTHEENEASGMDDIKGMLLKLTADVQQLKDDRLQQPQPPYHRNFFPRNNGARFQHPVVARPQVPIHQQQFGQQQQSSFRDVDRKVTCSMDVE, encoded by the exons ATGGGAGACAAAATTTCTGAGGAGGAAGGAAAGAAAATTATTGAAGCATTTGAAgctttgaaattaaaaccaaaatGCGATACACCAGAAGATCTCAAGAAATGGCTGGAGGAGAAGTCGCAACTTGGAGCAACAGCGAAAATAAAAACTGAGAAAACTGAACAAACAGATGAGACAACTAAACAATATATGAACTTTCCAAGGATTTCAACATTTTCTGGATCGCCGAGAGGAGAAACAAGTTACGAACTATGGCGCTACGAAATCCAATGTTTACTCAACGAGAAAGTATATAGACATGATCAGATTCTACAAGCCATCCGCAGATCAGTGAAAGGAGAAGCAGCCAACATCCTCATGAGACTCGGACCAGGAGCAACAATAGATAGCATCATTCAGAAAATGAACTCCATCTACGATACTATTGACAGTTGTCAAAGAATACTTGGACAATTCTATAGTGCTCAACAAGAGGAAAATGAAAGTGTTTCTGACTGGGGATGTAGACTTGAACAGATCATAAATAAAGCTGTGATGCATGGTGAAGTTCGACATTCTCAAGTAGACAATATGTTACGTCATGCATTCTGGGATGGACTTAGATCTGACTTGAAGGATATATCTGGATACATCCATGATAAAATTCTGTCATTTGATGAACTTAGATCAGAACTAAGAGCAATTGAACAGGACCATGAGAGAAGAAAAGTAAACAAAGGAAAGAAAACTGGACCAACCGTTATGAGTGTAACTCACGAAGAAAATGAAGCTTCCGGTATGGATGACATCAAAGGGATGCTACTCAAATTAACAGCTGATGTGCAACAACTGAAAGATGATCGTTTACAGCAACCTCAGCCTCCATATCATAGAAACTTCTTCCCTAGAAACAATGGAGCACGCTTTCAGCATCCAGTTGTAGCTCGTCCACAAGTACCCATACATCAACAACAGTTtggacaacaacaacaaagttCATTCAGAG ATGTGGACAGGAAGGTCACGTGCAGTATGGATGTCGAGTGA
- the LOC128160085 gene encoding uncharacterized protein LOC128160085 isoform X2 codes for MLGTDCGTTSTITEKSNTQLEFDGRYDGDKVTSGDLKYQQCDRIIFQTKNYDEPDARYNICISPIYFNDRECAVTLDFKNSLFTSPLKSFDCQNRMDFKFCVPNGEKLYVFLNLSEGKSFALTTFLFRVVAERTDKPTPVLAIVLGVLGGVLLVVIAAIIFIVYRRRNKQRHLVT; via the exons AT GTTAGGTACCGACTGCGGTACCACTAGTACTATCACAGAAAAGAGCAACACACAGTTAGAATTCGATGGACGCTATGACGGAGATAAAGTAACATCCGGCGATCTAAAGTATCAGCAGTGCGATAGAATCATCTTCCAGACCAAGAACTATGACGAGCCCGATGCCAGATACAACATCTGTATATCTCCCATCTATTTTAACGACAGGGAGTGTGCGGTGACTCTGGACTTTAAAAACAGTTTGTTTACTTCGCCTTTGAAG TCCTTTGATTGTCAGAACCGGATGGATTTTAAATTCTGTGTTCCAAACGGCGAGAAGTTATATGTGTTCTTGAACCTAAGTGAGGGAAAATCATTCGCACTGACCACCTTTTTATTCCGCGTTGTGGCAGAGAGAACTGATA AACCAACACCTGTTTTGGCGATTGTTTTGGGAGTTCTTGGAGGTGTTTTACTTGTCGTGATCGCAGCCATCATTTTCATCGTTTACCGGAGAAGGAACAAACAACGACACTTAGTCACATAA
- the LOC128160085 gene encoding uncharacterized protein LOC128160085 isoform X1: MIRKDDRPSSSLCVFCVAFICSLQWITVDSQTIYRLGTDCGTTSTITEKSNTQLEFDGRYDGDKVTSGDLKYQQCDRIIFQTKNYDEPDARYNICISPIYFNDRECAVTLDFKNSLFTSPLKSFDCQNRMDFKFCVPNGEKLYVFLNLSEGKSFALTTFLFRVVAERTDKPTPVLAIVLGVLGGVLLVVIAAIIFIVYRRRNKQRHLVT, encoded by the exons ATGATACGCAAAGATGATCGGCCTTCATCAAGTTTATGTGTATTTTGCGTTGCATTTATCTGTTCTCTACAATGGATAACTGTTGATTCACAGACAATAT ACAGGTTAGGTACCGACTGCGGTACCACTAGTACTATCACAGAAAAGAGCAACACACAGTTAGAATTCGATGGACGCTATGACGGAGATAAAGTAACATCCGGCGATCTAAAGTATCAGCAGTGCGATAGAATCATCTTCCAGACCAAGAACTATGACGAGCCCGATGCCAGATACAACATCTGTATATCTCCCATCTATTTTAACGACAGGGAGTGTGCGGTGACTCTGGACTTTAAAAACAGTTTGTTTACTTCGCCTTTGAAG TCCTTTGATTGTCAGAACCGGATGGATTTTAAATTCTGTGTTCCAAACGGCGAGAAGTTATATGTGTTCTTGAACCTAAGTGAGGGAAAATCATTCGCACTGACCACCTTTTTATTCCGCGTTGTGGCAGAGAGAACTGATA AACCAACACCTGTTTTGGCGATTGTTTTGGGAGTTCTTGGAGGTGTTTTACTTGTCGTGATCGCAGCCATCATTTTCATCGTTTACCGGAGAAGGAACAAACAACGACACTTAGTCACATAA
- the LOC128161596 gene encoding SE-cephalotoxin-like isoform X2 — protein MKIGQGLRTVFVLCFFAKLVNAQDPALLAGEVVAENINNGAFTAVVKDVVKTVAPFLNAFTSAIKLIFGIQASSTESTELKYLRNLSESINRRFDQVNVQFNDVKNLIDWSAIQVSYGMLESNIYVVSDQFSRIFQVPESGINHQKTLFVISYKNSYIDSGSRLFTAFMQDHGVISQGLLRPAMKYTRNDRDKMRTFMLGILKLLIRAAKVELAYFGVKGYDSLIPFYIHQWQVRIEQVQEKMKAIDLELKNVFLPQSLKDINRFAMDSKNLRLSNQNYSFNLYQELSSKYFWRDWLVVASTHTEGQNDAHSRVCNGVIRSVYRTKDIVVDSIEHSEPSFHIRKVKSLEASLTQTCQNTATYIDNNLVFFFRKLLKGY, from the coding sequence ATGAAGATTGGCCAAGGATTACGCACagtgtttgttttatgtttCTTTGCCAAGCTTGTAAATGCACAAGATCCAGCTCTTCTTGCCGGAGAGGTGGTTGCTGAAAATATTAACAACGGGGCGTTTACCGCTGTTGTCAAAGATGTCGTTAAAACAGTGGCGCCATTTTTAAATGCCTTCACCTCGGCAATAAAACTTATATTTGGAATACAAGCTTCTTCTACAGAGTCTACAGAACTTAAATATCTGCGAAACCTGTCAGAGAGCATCAACCGAAGATTTGATCAAGTAAACGTGCAATTTAATGACGTAAAGAATTTGATTGATTGGTCAGCAATTCAAGTTTCTTATGGAATGTTAGAGAGCAATATATATGTAGTTTCTGATCAATTCAGCCGAATATTTCAAGTTCCAGAATCAGGAATTAATCACCAGAAGACACTGTTTGTCATCAGCTATAAAAACAGTTACATCGATAGCGGTTCCAGGCTGTTTACAGCATTTATGCAAGATCATGGCGTTATAAGCCAGGGACTTCTCCGTCCTGCCATGAAGTACACGAGAAACGATAGAGACAAAATGAGAACATTTATGTTGGGAATTTTAAAATTGCTCATAAGGGCTGCTAAAGTAGAGTTAGCATATTTTGGAGTAAAGGGTTATGATTCTCTTATTCCATTCTACATTCACCAATGGCAAGTTCGCATTGAGCAAGTCCAAGAGAAAATGAAGGCGATAGATTTGGAATTAAAGAACGTTTTTCTACCCCAATCCCTTAAGGATATCAACCGGTTTGCAATGGATTCAAAAAATTTAAGGCTTAGTAATCAAAACTACAGTTTTAATCTCTATCAGGAactttcttcaaaatatttctggAGGGATTGGTTAGTTGTAGCATCCACTCATACGGAAGGGCAAAATGACGCACACTCACGGGTCTGCAATGGCGTCATCAGATCTGTGTATCGAACAAAAGATATCGTAGTTGACAGCATCGAGCATAGTGAACCATCTTTTCATATAAGAAAGGTTAAAAGTCTGGAAGCATCATTAACCCAAACGTGCCAAAATACAGCCACTTATATTGATaacaatttggtttttttttttcgtaaattacttaaaggatattga
- the LOC128161597 gene encoding uncharacterized protein LOC128161597, with product MKTTSLPFVDIFLFFHFVASSPTIYSFGKTCSMQPHQINEVSVFYVSFFNTGKPRDMWCSHIAFSGYGSNSKDKYQICTTLERFSDPTCNLRLTLRNSLNGTVFKTYNCRQKSTSKFCATQSDSLYFVAEFYTKERWTQSEFLFQVETTKTYDHVITVSGISGGVFGVIFIIIVAVYLKCRKLKSNTYLRRRFRDIRVHFFCRNAPCDQESSIPSTTGYMTPRAAHLTGDHHPPSNDPGPYLIIVDPSLYNSIIAGDIPMPPPPYNEQEQVTSDPPPEYFSITD from the exons ATGAAAACAACAAGTCTACCTTTTGTggatatttttctcttttttcattttgtggCATCGTCACCAACAATTT ATTCCTTTGGTAAAACATGCTCGATGCAACCTCACCAGATAAACGAGGTCTCTGTGttttatgtttcttttttcAACACCGGTAAGCCCAGGGATATGTGGTGCTCACACATAGCCTTTAGTGGATATGGTTCGAATTCCAAAGACAAATACCAGATCTGTACGACTCTAGAACGATTTTCGGATCCAACATGCAATTTGAGACTAACGCTACGGAACAGTTTAAATGGCACTGTATTCAAG ACATATAACTGTAGGCAGAAATCAACGTCTAAATTTTGTGCAACACAAAGTGACTCACTCTATTTTGTTGCTGAATTCTATACAAAAGAAAGATGGACACAATCAGAATTCCTATTCCAGGTGGAAACTACAAAGACCTACGACC ATGTTATAACTGTATCTGGAATATCTGGTGGTGTGTTTGGAGTTATTTTCATCATCATTGTCGCTGTCTACTTAAAGTGTCGTAAACTGAAATCAAATACATATTTGAGACGCAGATTTAGAGATATTCGAG ttCACTTTTTCTGTCGCAACGCACCATGTGACCAAGAAAGCAGCATACCCTCGACAACTGGATACATGACCCCAAGGGCAGCACATTTAACCGGCGATCATCATCCGCCATCTAATGACCCTGGTCCATATTTAATTATAGTTGATCCATCCTTATATAATTCCATAATAGCTGGAGATATACCAATGCCTCCTCCCCCATACAATGAACAAGAGCAGGTTACATCAGACCCACCACCGGAATACTTCTCTATTACGGATTGA
- the LOC128161596 gene encoding SE-cephalotoxin-like isoform X1 produces the protein MPKLDTPHFTIHGTMKIGQGLRTVFVLCFFAKLVNAQDPALLAGEVVAENINNGAFTAVVKDVVKTVAPFLNAFTSAIKLIFGIQASSTESTELKYLRNLSESINRRFDQVNVQFNDVKNLIDWSAIQVSYGMLESNIYVVSDQFSRIFQVPESGINHQKTLFVISYKNSYIDSGSRLFTAFMQDHGVISQGLLRPAMKYTRNDRDKMRTFMLGILKLLIRAAKVELAYFGVKGYDSLIPFYIHQWQVRIEQVQEKMKAIDLELKNVFLPQSLKDINRFAMDSKNLRLSNQNYSFNLYQELSSKYFWRDWLVVASTHTEGQNDAHSRVCNGVIRSVYRTKDIVVDSIEHSEPSFHIRKVKSLEASLTQTCQNTATYIDNNLVFFFRKLLKGY, from the exons ATGCCAAAACTAGATACACCTCATTTCACCA tcCACGGTACAATGAAGATTGGCCAAGGATTACGCACagtgtttgttttatgtttCTTTGCCAAGCTTGTAAATGCACAAGATCCAGCTCTTCTTGCCGGAGAGGTGGTTGCTGAAAATATTAACAACGGGGCGTTTACCGCTGTTGTCAAAGATGTCGTTAAAACAGTGGCGCCATTTTTAAATGCCTTCACCTCGGCAATAAAACTTATATTTGGAATACAAGCTTCTTCTACAGAGTCTACAGAACTTAAATATCTGCGAAACCTGTCAGAGAGCATCAACCGAAGATTTGATCAAGTAAACGTGCAATTTAATGACGTAAAGAATTTGATTGATTGGTCAGCAATTCAAGTTTCTTATGGAATGTTAGAGAGCAATATATATGTAGTTTCTGATCAATTCAGCCGAATATTTCAAGTTCCAGAATCAGGAATTAATCACCAGAAGACACTGTTTGTCATCAGCTATAAAAACAGTTACATCGATAGCGGTTCCAGGCTGTTTACAGCATTTATGCAAGATCATGGCGTTATAAGCCAGGGACTTCTCCGTCCTGCCATGAAGTACACGAGAAACGATAGAGACAAAATGAGAACATTTATGTTGGGAATTTTAAAATTGCTCATAAGGGCTGCTAAAGTAGAGTTAGCATATTTTGGAGTAAAGGGTTATGATTCTCTTATTCCATTCTACATTCACCAATGGCAAGTTCGCATTGAGCAAGTCCAAGAGAAAATGAAGGCGATAGATTTGGAATTAAAGAACGTTTTTCTACCCCAATCCCTTAAGGATATCAACCGGTTTGCAATGGATTCAAAAAATTTAAGGCTTAGTAATCAAAACTACAGTTTTAATCTCTATCAGGAactttcttcaaaatatttctggAGGGATTGGTTAGTTGTAGCATCCACTCATACGGAAGGGCAAAATGACGCACACTCACGGGTCTGCAATGGCGTCATCAGATCTGTGTATCGAACAAAAGATATCGTAGTTGACAGCATCGAGCATAGTGAACCATCTTTTCATATAAGAAAGGTTAAAAGTCTGGAAGCATCATTAACCCAAACGTGCCAAAATACAGCCACTTATATTGATaacaatttggtttttttttttcgtaaattacttaaaggatattga
- the LOC128159898 gene encoding uncharacterized protein LOC128159898: MQVTFTNQIALLVFFHSVAASPTIYSFGRTCSLQPHQVNEDSVFYVSFYNASNPSQIWCSHIAFSGHGSNSKDKYQICTTPKMFLDPSCNLKLTLRNGLNGTIFKTFSCHEKPMSKFCAKQGEHLYFVAEIQTTEKWTPPYFLFHVEATKTYDHVITVSGICGGVFGVSIIIIIAVALKCRKTKASNPFMRRRFGNTPTTTYHVIKKVGLPQ; the protein is encoded by the exons ATGCAG GTGACATTTACGAATCAAATCGCACTTTTGGTCTTTTTTCATTCCGTAGCAGCTTCGCCGACTATTT ACTCCTTCGGTAGAACGTGCTCATTGCAACCTCATCAGGTGAATGAAGATTCTGTGTTCTATGTTTCGTTTTATAACGCCAGTAATCCCAGTCAGATCTGGTGTTCGCACATAGCCTTTAGTGGACATGGTTCGAATTCCAAAGACAAATATCAGATCTGTACGACTCCAAAAATGTTTCTGGATCCATCGTGTAATTTGAAACTAACCCTAAGGAACGGTTTAAATGGCACGATTTTCAAG ACATTTTCCTGTCACGAGAAACCAATGTCTAAATTCTGTGCTAAGCAAGGAGAGCATCTCTACTTTGTTGCAGAAATCCAAACAACAGAAAAATGGACGCCACCATATTTTTTGTTCCATGTGGAAGCTACAAAGACCTATGACC ATGTCATTACTGTTTCTGGAATATGTGGTGGTGTTTTTGGAGTATCCATTATCATCATAATTGCTGTCGCCTTGAAGTGCCGTAAAACGAAAGCGTCCAATCCATTTATGAGGCGCAGATTTGGAAATACTCCAA CAACAACGTACCATGTGATCAAGAAAGTAGGACTTCCTCAATGA